In the genome of Stigmatopora nigra isolate UIUO_SnigA chromosome 7, RoL_Snig_1.1, whole genome shotgun sequence, the window tttaataattacataatttatattttaaatgtgattaCATAAACGCTCGAAAACtagcaataaaaaatgttttaaaattcattaaaagtgAAAGTATACAATCAATAACCTTTTTGTTTATCAAAaatttaacaattattttttaatgaaatgatacgatataataataataataatatattttaataaattgaaaatattctcaaagtcttgttgattttaatatatattaaaaaatgaattaataattgactcaatattttttaaacgcaTTTTTGGAccattaaaattatatattttttcattttgaatttcatATTTCCCCattattaaattatatattactaagtatttatttttatcaaaattgtacattttaaagCCAATTTGCtcccattttaaataaatataataaaaagacACGCCCACACAAAGAAGAGTCAAAacctcattttttgggggattttttttttcttcatttttttttgtttccatttccGTCCGTGTGCACaatcaaaaaaactatttttttttcacagtacATTCTCATCTCCGTGCCCCTccctaaataaataatacacccCTTTTGTTGTCGTGTGCGGGTGGCCTTGCGCAGCAGGGCCGTAACAAAGGGGGCGGGGTGGAGTGGAGTGGTGAAAGTGGGCGGGGTTAAAGGATttaggtgaaaaaaaacaaaaaaatgaaaccataggaaaaaaaaaaagtattacataCAAGATATTCCCTTTCTTTTGCTGTTAGAAAGTTTGcttggtccttttttttctatttttattcttttttttttgaatgaaagaagTGAGGTCTccgaaaaacgaaaaaaaaaaaaaaaaaacgatacaaAACATGGGAAATGTAACGCGGACATcataactattattattatcgaCGTTAAGATTCGGCTTTGAAACATTCAGGAACAATCGTTACCGTCCGTGGCGGCCATTTCTCgacagccaatcagagcgcGAGGATGGATGTCCATTAGGAATAAATactgttgttgtcattttttgttttgacccttttttttttaaagaaaaaacccaaaaatgcgtcgtgaaaatgaaaaaaagtgtcgATGATGCGGCTTTCGGGAGGCCCCGCCCCCCCGGGCCGCCGTCCAACCGGCTGTTATTGCCGAGTTTCAAGTCAAACAGGTGAGAATTGGATTGTGGGTAATGAGGTTCcctggtgtgtgtattttgctGGATTTGTGTTCGAACGGTGGGGGGCCGTCCTTcctgggtgggtgggggtgtgGTTTTGTGAATTAGTGGGCGGTACCGTAAGAGATTGGGCTCAGGTGTCCGTCGTCTCGGTTGGTTGGTCCTGGTGGACGTCCGGGACGACGATGCCTTGGTGGAGTTTCTCAAGGGATTGCTTCATCTGTGGAAATacgggagaagaaaaaaaatgattaaaaaaaagtccaatttttgGAGAGTACACCTGAAATGAAAGGGAGCGTATTTActctcatataagccacatttgtaactaaaaaacagaaagggtaaagcttatatgcgcacaaatgaccatatttactcgcatataagccacatttgtaaCTAAAAGAACTGAAAGGGTAAagtttatatgcgcacaaatgaccatatttactcgcatataagacaCATTTGTAACTAAAAGAACTGAAAGGGTAAAGCTTATATTTGCATAAATTGccatatttacttgcatatgaGACACATTTGTAACTCCAAAAGCAGAATcatgggtacggcttatactctcacaaattaccgtatttactcacatataagccgcatttgtaactgcaaaaacagaataaagggtacggcttatatgcgcacaaatgaccatatttactcacatataagccgcatttgtaatTCCAAAAACAGAATCATGGGTATAGCTTATATAAGTTAAAATtgccatatttactcacatataagccgcttttgtcggaaaAAAGGAGGACataatcaagggtacggcttatacacgcACAAATTACTGTTaattacttgcatataagccgcttttgtccgacaaaaaatgactaaattgagggtacggcttatatgcgcacaaaacaGGCATGCACGAACCTGCTGAGGCCACAAACCTGGTCTAGAAGAGCCACGGACGACTGCAGGATCTGCTGCCATTTGCCAAGTTGCGCCTGGTGGAATTGTCTCTGCAGTTGCAAAACCTGAGCCCATTCCCCCGCCGTCTGTGGAAGAGGACTGAGAAAGGAAAATATCACTTTGTTATTTCAATTTATAAGataaaaggattaaaataactggattaaaagccctgaatattccattttttttagaaatctaaaacaatgttgatttgagctttttttccaaatatttttagattttacaaaatgatttttgaactaaaatcataaaaaaatgattaaaaaaatgacaattattgattaaaaagggcgaaaatcaggaaatttaatgtacatctatactcttcattttaatttgatccaaaaacagaaagtcaccactcatgatttactttttcgggccgcacaaaatgatgcggcgggccacatttggccgccgggccgccactttgacacattataTTTTGTGGAAGAAAATCAGACGGGCTAGTTAGCATCAGGTACATTTTATTCCCCGACTATGCTAAGCCACCCCTCCATCCGAAATCAAAAATGTACCACATGGCTAACTAACAAATTATCATCCATTAGCCTTATTATAGCATTTTGACTCACCTGTCGGCCACTGAAAAGGAATGCCACGTCTCCAGCGTGTGCGCGGCCCTCTCCAGAGAGTAAAGTTTGTAGAATAGCAGCATGTTGAGGGCCACCAGCACCACCAGGCTgctcagaaaaaaacataaaaaatgggcGTTAGCTTACAAAATGCTAACCGTCGTCAACGTTTACAAAAAAGATGCAACAAGGAATAAGATCACAAACATGTCAGTGTCACGGTGGAACTTGCTTACAGGAAATCAAGGGCCAATCACAGGCCAGAAGGAGAGAAAAGgataaccaatcatagctagagtTAGGTCATTTACAGTGTTTGACCAGCTAGGCTAGCCaacatgtttttgggttgtgggaTTAGACCGtagtattgattatttgttcattttctgaactgctttatcctcactagggtcgtgggggtgctggagcctatgtgGCCACATACTGAGTCCAATGAGACAAAGTTTCCTGTAAAAAAGTGTGGCTGAGGGAATTAAAAAGCCTTTGTTTTGCGTACCTGATACAGATCCTACGCAAAAAAGGGAAGTCCGGGGAGCCACAAAGGGAGAAAAAGCAACCcattaacaaacaaaaatgatcactggtgtcaaagtggcggcccgggggccagatttggcccgtcacatcattttgtgtggccagggaaagtcaatgatgagtgccgactttctgttttaggataaaattaaaatgaagagtatagatgtatattaaatttcctgattttccccctttaagtaaataattttatttttttaaatccatttttttctgtttttagttcaaaaatcattttataaaatctaaaaaaaatatttttaaaaagctaaaataaacattgttttagatctatgaaaaacggaatattcagggattttaatccagatcttttaatccataattgtcattttttaatcatttttttcactgtttttcgttcaaaaataattttcaaaaaacctaaaaatatatataaaaaagctcaaacaaacattgtttttgatctattaaaaactgaatattcagatattttaaatccagttcttttaatccataattgtcatcttttaaatcaattttctgtgtttttagttaaaaaatcattttgtaaaatctaaaaatatatttaaaaaaagctaaaataaacattgttttagatctataaaaaaacgaatattcagggcttttaatccagttattttaatccatttataaagatttttttttaaaaaatattctatcaaaaatggtccggccacATAAAAccgagttgacattaacgcgcccccacgaaccaacccgagtctgacacccttgttttagagGGACAAATACGGTTTATATGCCGGAAAATACGTTAAGTAAAAAACTTCTATATTATTGACAATAATATGCTATATCTGCTAAGCTAACCAGATGGAATGGATCCCTTTGTGACTTACATGAAACTGACGATGAGTAGAATGGTGGAGACGCTGTTTTGCGCGGCACCCCGCGCGCGCTCTCCCAGCTTCATGTACTGAGCAcctgtaaaaacaaataaatataaaaaaaataaaaaataactcaaaaaaaatccaataattaTGTTGAAAAATACCACTTACCAGCTTCCCGACGTTCGCGTTCCTCCCCAATAGTTCGGTCGCCACGCTCTCCAGCGCCCCCTACCTCCCGCTCGCGGTCCAACTGGCGCCGCGAGCATGTGCGTTTGCGCCGCCGCAAGGCCGGAGATGGCGTGACGGCCTCTCCGGCGCCCCCTGCTGACACCACGGTCACTTCGGACTGAAGTAGTGTTTCTAATTTGCAGACTTCACTTTCTGTTGGGGGGAGTGATGGTTAGAATAAAAATGGCGGATTGGGATATAATTTTCCAGGGGGAAACAAATAATCCTCACCCATGTGACGGTAGTATTCCTCGATACCGCTCCACGTGTTCTTCTCAATCAGAGCTTTGACTAAACTCCATGGTTGCTTCCTGTAGCAGATGTCGGAGGAAACTCTGGATTTAAAAGCAGGAGAGAAAaggttaaaataataataataataaatggcgccattttggttcatCGATTTCAAGTTTGAATGGTTAGGATGAAATGTAGAATGGGaaagcctaaaaaaaatcaccatgccGATTTGATTTTACGTTCTAAAAGTGACAATTTTATTCGCAAAGGTCActattaacaaacaaaaaaagatcacTGGTGttcaagtggcggcccgcgggccaaatgtggcccgccgaatcaatttgtgtggcccgagtgagtcaatgatgagtgccaactttctgttttaggatcagattAAAATTATATGGATGTAGaatatatttccttatttttcaccttttaaatcaataattgcaataaattaaaaccatttttctttgtatttttagttgaaaaaatcattttgtaaaatctaaaaatatatttaaaaaaagctaaaataaacattgttttagatttataaaaacgtaatattcagggactttaatccagttcttttaatccatttatgaaaaaacatcaaaatattattatatatatatttttttggtaagggaaacatttttaatcatttgtttttcatttcaaaaggaaccCAGTTTCCTTAATTATTTCCCATATTAAagtgaaaaacagaaaatatttttttttagataatacaaaatgattttttaactaaaaacatagtaaaaaatggataaaaaaataacaattgatttaaacggggaaaaaaatcaggaactttactatacatctatactcttcattttaatttcatcctaaaacagaaaatcgtcactcatcattgactttcccgggccacacaaaatgatgcggcgggccagatttggccccccaaccgccactttgacaccagtggcgTAGTGGATGCTACCTTCTCATtagtgcgccatttaatatacttctgccgtttaatatacccaggtatattaaataggggggtatattaaacagcaaaatagggTACTTCAATCATAACAAcatgacaaaaacaagaaaaaaatgtcacctgAGGCGGCTCTTGTTCTTTTTGATGGCAGTAAGGCAGTATCGATGCACGGTGTAGAAGTAGTCTTGGTACGGAATTCCCGAGGTGATCACCTCCGAGTCCACAACGTAGCATTCGCCCTGAGCGCTGCTCTTGTGCAacgtctaaaaaaacaaaaaaaaatggaggcggTCAGGTGGTGGATTTGGCGGAAAACGGCGACCGATTTTGGATCTGGCAACCACCTGGGTCTCCACCACGGGGGCCGTTTTAGGTCCCAGTGGGTTGTTGAGAGCGATGGTGTAGCTGAGAACCCGACTGGTGCTCCCGCCGCCGTCGGGCCGCCACTCGCCCACCGCCAAGTCTGAAAGAATGGAGTCACAGTGAAATGTTGGCCAGTTTTGAAAGGAAAAAGGAGTGAAGAGgcgaaaaaaagggggaaaatagggACGCAATTAGTGGAGCGAAATGTCGCCTAGCAACAGGGGGTTGGTTGATGCCTATTGGTTGGATGGTGTCCTGGTTTGAAGGAATAGGATAGATGATTAAATGTATGTTGTTTTGGGAGGTGGTGATTTTTGGGAATTGTGCTAATTTAAAGGGTTGATGTTGTTAaattgtgggattttttttgtttgttttggtggtAGAAAAGTGGGGATAAATGACAAATTTGTTCGGAGAAAAAATGTTATGTAATGGAGAGATTTGGTATGgaaattatatgtatttttgcagtttttgtacttttatatAACTatattcgtaaaaaaacgaactgttctcaacaaaaaagacattgaATTATATTTGTTACAAAAATTCTTAACTAAAAAGAAAGACTAATTTCAaggtattcataaaaaaaaaatcctcacaaATTCTCaactaaaaaagacaaatttaactatattcatttaaaaaaaatcttgaaaattcAACTAAAAAAGATAAATTGAACTATATTTGTTTAAGAAATTCTCACAAATGTACAactaagaaaaacaacaaattgaactatattcattaaaaaaaattctcacaaATTCTCTACAGAAAATGATTTCTCAGAATACTTCAAATAAATCTCCAAACATACCAAATTGTGTTCCCCTTTTCTCCCAAAATAAAATCTGGAACTAAGGCCgtcccaaaaaataatatatatatatttattacaaaaaaattctcacaaattctcaacaaaaaaaatacttctcaaaatacttcaaataaatcataaaatgcCAAATTGTCTCCTTTTCTCCCAAAATAAAATCTGGAACtaaagccccccaaaaatatatatatatatttataacaaaaaaatctcacaaattctcaacaaaaaaaaaagacttctcAAAATACTTGCCATGCCAAATTGTGTCCTCCTTTtctcacaaaataaaatctgcaACTAAAgcctcaaaaaaacaaacaaaaaaataattggtcccttatttttctcccaaaaaatctgcaactaaagcccaaaaaataataataaatcgggttcagaaaatgtttcACCGTGGCTCTCTCCATGGATttatttgtgcgtgtgtgtgtgtgtgtacataccAGTAAAATGTCGCTGCGAGAAGAGATGGCGAATAAAGTGTGTGTCGGCAGAGAAGAGCAGGTCGTGTAGCTTGTCCACGCTCATCCGCACGGCGGCGTTGACGTGCAGGCGCCCGTTCAGGTCGGCGCAAAAGGACTCCACCTCACCTTGAAGGTTGCCATGACGTCAAGTTTTCAATCAATCTCTTAACGTTTCCATCGGTTGGCGTACACTCACCCTCCTCCTGCGTGTCTGACGAGTTGCTGGGGTCGGTGGGCAGGTCCTCGTCGTTGGTGGCGTCCAATGAGGAGAGATTCCCCAGGCTGACGTTGGGCAAGAGCGCCGAGTGATTGGTCAGCTCGAAGGGACTGTCCCCGCCCTCCTCGAGGTTCTGGTGGGAAAGAGCGTGGTCATGTGACTTTTAAAAGGATGGGAGTGAAAGTATATAAATCCAGACATCAAACACAAATAATGAGATTGTCAtattaaatagcatttttttttttaaagatggggTTAGGTCAGGAATTAGCAAGTCGTGACTAGCAATATACTGGTTTCCACATACGCAGCAAAAGGATTTTGgcatggttttttttgtttgtagctttattaactgattttttttttaaatcctattatttttatttattattatttattccctCAAATAATCCTACTAAAAATTAGGACACTGATCTATTGATCTATCAATTtgattcaagtcaattcaagtcacgtaaattcaattattttcaagtgaattcaattcaagtcaattctaGTCACGTGAATTCAACTAAATTCAAGtcaatccaattcaattctAGTCACGTGAATTCAAATTCAATTCTAGTCACGTGAATTCAActaaattcaagtcaattcaattcaattcaagtcaagTCAATTCAATGAAGGTCAATTAAATCCAATTAAGATCAAGTCAATTCATTGAAAGTCAATTAAATTCTTCAATTAAATTAAAGTCAATGAAAGTCAAGGAAAGTCAATTGAATTCAAGTCAATCAAATTCATGTCAGGTCAGTTCAACTCAACTCAAGtcctttcaattcaattgaaaccAATTCACGTCAAACCaattcaatgtttctttttttttttaaaaagggctcAAAGCGGATTGAACAATCACATTTCCCCTCCCAACAACCACTCACCGAGGAGATGTTAGTGGGCGCGCCCGACGCCGCCGAGCCGTGAGAATTGGTCGGGCTGGGCTCCGGGGGGTCGGAGCTGAGGCGGCAACTTGACGCCGAGGGCACCTCGATGGGCAGGCAGACGCCGGAGACGGGCGGGGACAAGCCCACCGCACCGCCGCTGGTCGTGGACGGCGGGCTAGCCGGGCTGCAGGGCACCAGCGGCGGCGGGGGGGAGCTACCCGAGGAAGGGAGCGAGGTGGAGCTCAGTTCCAAAAGGTCGCCCACTGACACCGACTCCTCTCCGGGCCTGGCGAAATAAGTCAATGGACAAAATTctcaaaaaatccacaaaatcgGCATTTGGTTTCTAGCCACTCACAGTAAGCCGTTCATGTGTTCGGCGGTCGGCGACACGTAGTCGTCGTCTTCGCTAGTCAGGCCTAGCTCGGTGCCGTAGCATTGGTGCACAATGTGCCACAATTCCTTGGGGGACAAAGACTGAAGGAGAAAATGATTGGTGTCAttatcagggacccataccaccctggtaacaatctgttccagctacTGCCCTCTAGGAGACactataggtcccacaaagtatgGATAAATAGGTTTAAGGacagtattttttccccatatacaACTTTCAGTAGCACGACACAtggtcccttctgtgtaataactttggggtgaggtaatatgaaaaaaatgttggggaATTATTATTATCTCACCTTGTCCATCAGCGCGTTCTGCCACAGGCGGAAAATCATCATGAAGCTGCGATCCCGCGCCCCGAAAGAAGTGAAGAAGtgctgaaaatgacaaaagggAATGAAGAAAAAGGGATGGTTAACAGACTAATGTGGCCGAGTCAGCACCtttattgttttgttcatttagttaccatattttcaagactagaagactattttgtagaaaatgtaagacttttaagtgcgctttatagtcctGAAGTTACAatcctaattttttttaaggcgtaccctcaatgaatgacttttttttgcatgtataaagcacactggattataaggcgccctgtctattttgtagacattttaagacttttaagtgcgccttatagtcgtgaaaatacggcacgtttttttttatttatttttttaaaggcacaccctcaatgaatgacacatttacatttttttccatatataaagtacactgatttataaggcaccctgtctattttgtagaaaatgtaagacttttaattgcgccttatagtcctgaagtTACGatcctaatttttttttaaggcgcaccctcaatgaatgacacttttttttgcatgtataaagcacattggattataaggcgccctgtctattttgtagaaattttaagacttttaagtgcgccttatagtcgtgaaaatacgacacgttttttaaatttattttgttaaaggcacaccctcaatgaatgacacatttacatttttttccatatataaagtacactgatttataaggcacactgtcgattttgtagaaaatgtaagacttttaagtgcgccttatagtcctgaagtTACGgtcctaattttttttttaaggcgcaccctcaatgaatgacactttttttgcatgtatgaagcacactggattataaggtgccctgtctattttgaagaaaattaaagacttttaggtgcgccttatagtcctgaaatcACGGTCCTAATTtttttaaggcgcaccctcaatgaatgacatttttttttgcatgtataaAGCactctggattataaggcgccctgtctattttgtggaaaatttaagattttcaagtgcgccttatagtcgtgaaaatacggtaatgtgtgtgtgcgtgtgtaaaaATGGCCGACCTTCTCATTGTCGGTGCTTATCTGGATAGCATTTGGAATGAGTTTGGCAGTCTTCTCCTTGGTCATTGAGGTGACGTCTTTCAGCAGGATAGTGATCTacaaaagcacataaaaagccatttttaataatatattttgaaatcatACCCCGTCaactcaatgaatgaatgaggagCGTTAGTACAAAACGGGTCGGTTGCTGACCGTGGTTTCCCAGCGGAATATGTTGCTGTAGAAACAAAGCCAGTTCTCCGACAGATAAAGACGACCTTGGAGCAAGATGTCCTTTTGCAGAGCGCACGAGTAATCTATGGagatatacaaataaatacattcagaaaaaaaaagactaaaatatcAGCAACAAACGTCCAAATCTTGAAAGACTTTGACCACTTCAAGCTGCTACCGGGGCCatgacagccaagacaaacagactcaaggacagtttctctCAAAAAGCCATCAAGTGGAGTTCTACACCTAGGAGGACCTGATCTAGAATAACTTCTTATCTTGTACTTGCACTAAAGCTCCATaggctgctaaccactttagtagTCAGTTTGgatctacagtaatccctcgattattgcggctTCACGGCATCGCTGTCAtttttctgggggatttttttttgggttaatttaaaaaaaatccatgctgaaactcaagagcggaagccactcccccgtCCTTCACTTGCTAATAGAACTCAGCAGTGTAATAAGAAAAAagtaataaacaaatatatattatgatttatttattttttattataatttatcagtattaatatttttattgttatctttctttattattttttatattattattagaatgattattggtattattagtatttttgtatttattttatttattataattttttatttttcattataatttttcatttttatttttaattattattatttattattatctttcattattatatcattataattattattagttattattcatattttttatttattattataattatcatcattattatattgattattattttttattatgatttatatattttttttaaataggggtgaccctacttggtgatttttttttacattcttattgcacaccccaaagttattgcacagaagggattgtgtgtcgtgttaacGCAAGTTAAGAGTCATGATTttaattgacaggtatgtatttgtctgttgttattattagtgCACTTGATGTTGAAGCTTTTTAAAGTAATTCTTCTTGTacgacaataaaaataattgaattaaattgacttACCCACAATGAGTCGCTCCGTATCTGGAAGTTTCTTGAAGATTTTACGAAAGTCTTCGTTTCGTTGCTTGTACGTTGGGCTGAGGACCTAAaaaatttaaaccaaaaacgtcaacaaaaaaacaaaagcaccaCAGAATGAAGCAATCTAAAACAAATACTCACATTGTACCAGCTTTGCATTttctaaaaagacaaaaaaacaacaattacagTTAATAGACATAAATAACACTGATAATAACAATGAAATTACCTTGGCATTGCTCCTAAAATGGCGGGACGCTATCGGATAGGCCGAGGACAGCGAGGACGCCGAGGGAATGGACGGTAGGGGGCTGTCCGAGCCGCCTCCTCCGCTACTTTTCTCGCCCGTCAAATCATGTTCGCTCGCCCGGCTGCCGCCGCCCAACACCCGTCGCCGCAGGGAAGGCGAGCTGCCCGGAGTGCTGCGTGGAGAGTTACTAGCCGTGCTGCAAAAAAACGagacaaatgttaatatttcttttagaaagacaaacaaaacgATAGGTCGCCATATCAGTTTGAACCAATTTTGACCGATAAAGCAGTTGGCCTCGGTTACAGTCGGTAACGGTCATAACAAATCACTGTGTGTGTATCATTTGTAGAAATTGTGTGTATGTTTCTTAAAGAAAAGGGAGAGGTAGCTTTTCgggttgaaaatatggaaaattatGATAAAATCTTGCATGAAAAGTTGATTACGGTGGAAAATCGTTGAAAAAGTCACGTAGACATgctgtagctttttttttaaataaaaaaaataaacaaaaacaataatatggTACACAGGCCGCCATTTTCTATTTTAGTTGGTCTTCCTAGTACAAAATAattatcaaaaaacaaaaataaaagtagcAGCTGAATGCTAACATTTGGCGGCACTTCTAAATAAAATTTGTTAATTTTCTTTACAAATTTTATATGTCAAAAATCTTTAATAATTGATAAAAATGCACGGCCATGTTCAGGATTAACCTACCAAAATTAACATGGAAGTAAAAGTAAATCCTTTTAATTTTCAGTTTTGGTTCAAGTAAATTCCCTAATTTTAGCGAAATGTTCCCCTCAAATGTGATTCAATTTTTAATAACAACATTTATCGTGCCATAGAAAAAGGTTAAACTTCTAACTTGAGCTAAATAATAACCAACCTGAACACAATATT includes:
- the gramd1a gene encoding protein Aster-A, whose amino-acid sequence is MTTSSPRPVPTLTVLPPSSDTESWSHSPSPRSPRPGGRHPRLYRGRSRTKKRVADKRPATPQIVIEEEISSAFPPVADSDTRKEDPGQDLLLPPSRSWPRSPSPSRRSRWSLRSLLGRDSDWESCSTASNSPRSTPGSSPSLRRRVLGGGSRASEHDLTGEKSSGGGGSDSPLPSIPSASSLSSAYPIASRHFRSNAKKMQSWYNVLSPTYKQRNEDFRKIFKKLPDTERLIVDYSCALQKDILLQGRLYLSENWLCFYSNIFRWETTITILLKDVTSMTKEKTAKLIPNAIQISTDNEKHFFTSFGARDRSFMMIFRLWQNALMDKSLSPKELWHIVHQCYGTELGLTSEDDDYVSPTAEHMNGLLPGEESVSVGDLLELSSTSLPSSGSSPPPPLVPCSPASPPSTTSGGAVGLSPPVSGVCLPIEVPSASSCRLSSDPPEPSPTNSHGSAASGAPTNISSNLEEGGDSPFELTNHSALLPNVSLGNLSSLDATNDEDLPTDPSNSSDTQEEGEVESFCADLNGRLHVNAAVRMSVDKLHDLLFSADTHFIRHLFSQRHFTDLAVGEWRPDGGGSTSRVLSYTIALNNPLGPKTAPVVETQTLHKSSAQGECYVVDSEVITSGIPYQDYFYTVHRYCLTAIKKNKSRLRVSSDICYRKQPWSLVKALIEKNTWSGIEEYYRHMESEVCKLETLLQSEVTVVSAGGAGEAVTPSPALRRRKRTCSRRQLDREREVGGAGERGDRTIGEERERREAGAQYMKLGERARGAAQNSVSTILLIVSFILVVLVALNMLLFYKLYSLERAAHTLETWHSFSVADSPLPQTAGEWAQVLQLQRQFHQAQLGKWQQILQSSVALLDQMKQSLEKLHQGIVVPDVHQDQPTETTDT